A genome region from Nicotiana tabacum cultivar K326 chromosome 13, ASM71507v2, whole genome shotgun sequence includes the following:
- the LOC107783739 gene encoding inositol diphosphatase DSP3, which translates to MELILQEDDGMLVPPTNFSIVEDNCIYRSGFPQPSNFPFLQSLNLSSIICLCPEPYPEENLEFLRFNNIKLFQFGMDGTKEASAMSRSAITEALKVLTDVRNHPVLIHCKRGKHRTGCIVGCLRKWQSWCLSSVMEEYKHFAGTKWRESDLKFLETYDCSCIRHCLESIIYTCYGSTKRRLLYREEILQKPLMTSVL; encoded by the exons atggagttgattttgcaaGAAGATGATGGTATGTTGGTGCCACCCACAAATTTCTCAATAGTGGAAGATAACTGCATTTACAGAAGTGGCTTCCCTCAGCCCTCCAATTTTCCATTTTTGCAGTCACTCAATCTGAGCTCTATCAT ATGTTTGTGTCCAGAGCCTTATCCTGAAGAGAATTTGGAGTTTCTTCGCTTTAACAATATAAAGCTTTTCCAATTTGGAATGGATGGCACTAAG gAGGCATCAGCTATGTCGAGGAGTGCTATAACAGAGGCTTTGAAAGTGCTAACAG ATGTCAGAAACCATCCAGTTCTTATCCACTGCAAGCGCGGAAAG CATCGCACTGGCTGCATTGTCGGCTGCCTCAGGAAATGGCAGAGTTGGTGTTTGTCTTCTGTGATGGAGGAGTACAAGCATTTTGCAGGCACAAAGTGGAGAGAATCAGACCTAAAATTTCTTGAGACTTACGATTGTTCATGCATAAGGCATTGCCTCGAGAGCATAATCTACACGTGCTATGGTTCAACGAAAAGGCGCTTGCTATATAGAGAAGAAATTCTGCAGAAACCTCTGATGACTTCTGTTCTATAG
- the LOC107783738 gene encoding putative late blight resistance protein homolog R1B-16, which produces MVGFNEETEMLIEQLVRGHRQLDVISIFGMPGLGKTTLAKKLYDHEAISNRFDIRLWCCSSQSYDNRALLFELLGHICELDDITKEKNDNELAEKLYRYLKGKRYLIVVDDVWSPNAWDDIKRPFPDDDKGSRIILTTRLESIATYAMINSSPHHLRLFTEEESWMLMKEKVFKEDNYYPQQLEDIGKQIATKCGGLPLAIVLVAGVLAKNDKEVVHWQQVGERLKSKMQGCMDIVESSYQHLPLHLQNCFLYFASFLEGEKVPVQKLIRLWIAENFVEASSSTRLKSLEMVAMDYLMDLIRSNLVMVANINSSGELKAVYIHDVIHEFSLRKAKVGNFLLRINDQLVYILPSSKGRSGRIYILAPTGRNINTLRFLPSVKSPWVDLDLAKSWENLRVLDLSSVKLHKTHVDALRYLIHLKYLELQLPSDYIPYTICNLKELETFIATGVYHKSCIPNSIWGMTSLRHLHISTLYTSQILEDLDNLKTCSNLVIDAGVYYQNLMKRLPNLEKLSCRLCGSGTRFYKYFPAFGSLGQLKSLKIDVTRILTYPYGFEDFTYPSSLKKLTLAYLELPWSKMSYIGRLSNLEFLKLEGSGFKGRQWDVKDGEFSNLKVLKLKKLGLLEWTASDDSYPNLQKVLVHGCWKLEEIPYSFGSSCSMQLIEVRSCCDSAVNAALKIKETQIEEMGNSEFKVIISK; this is translated from the exons ATGGTTGGTTTTAATGAAGAGACTGAAATGCTTATAGAGCAACTTGTGAGAGGACATCGGCAATTAGATGTGATCTCAATATTTGGAATGCCAGGACTAGGAAAAACAACATTGGCTAAGAAATTGTATGATCATGAAGCAATTTCCAATCGCTTCGATATTCGCTTGTGGTGTTGTTCTTCCCAATCTTATGATAATAGAGCTCTCTTGTTTGAATTATTGGGTCATATTTGCGAGCTTGATGatattactaaagaaaaaaatgataatGAGTTAGCTGAGAAGCTTTATAGATATTTGAAAGGAAAGAGGTATCTTATTGTAGTGGATGACGTTTGGAGTCCTAATGCATGGGATGATATAAAGAGACCATTTCCAGATGATGATAAAGGAAGTAGGATTATTTTGACAACTAGACTTGAATCAATCGCCACGTATGCAATGATCAATTCGAGTCCTCATCACCTTCGCTTGTTCACAGAAGAAGAAAGTTGGATGCTAATGAAGGAGAAAGTATTCAAAGAAGATAATTATTATCCTCAACAACTCGAGGATATAGGTAAGCAAATAGCGACTAAGTGTGGAGGATTACCTCTTGCAATTGTATTGGTAGCTGGTGTTCTTGCAAAAAATGATAAGGAAGTAGTTCATTGGCAACAAGTAGGGGAACGTTTGAAGTCAAAAATGCAAGGTTGTATGGATATAGTTGAATCGAGTTATCAACACTTACCCCTTCATTTGCAAAATTGTTTTCTCTACTTTGCTTCATTTCTAGAGGGTGAAAAAGTTCCTGTTCAAAAATTGATACGACTATGGATTGCAGAAAATTTTGTTGAAGCCAGTAGTAGTACTAGATTGAAGAGCTTAGAGATGGTTGCAATGGATTATTTGATGGATTTAATTAGGAGCAACCTAGTGATGGTGGCTAATATAAATTCCTCAGGGGAGCTCAAAGCCGTCTATATTCATGATGTAATACACGAATTTAGCTTGAGGAAAGCTAAAGTGGGCAACTTTTTGCTGAGGATAAATGATCAGCT TGTTTATATACTTCCATCTTCCAAAGGTCGCTCTGGACGCATATATATCTTAGCACCTACTGGACGAAATATCAACACCTTACGATTCCTTCCCAGTGTAAAATCTCCTTGGGTTGATTTAGACTTGGCTAAATCTTGGGAAAACCTGAGAGTATTAGATTTGAGTTCCGTAAAGCTGCATAAGACTCATGTAGATGCATTGAGATATCTGATTCATTTGAAGTATTTGGAGCTGCAGTTGCCTTCTGATTACATTCCATATACAATATGCAACCTGAAGGAGCTAGAGACATTTATAGCGACCGGAGTCTATCATAAATCCTGCATTCCAAATTCCATTTGGGGTATGACAAGCTTAAGGCATTTGCATATAAGTACTCTATATACCTCTCAAATATTAGAGGATCTTGACAACTTAAAAACATGTTCGAATCTGGTTATTGATGCTGGGGTGTATTACCAAAATCTTATGAAAAGATTACCCAATCTTGAAAAGCTCAGTTGTCGATTATGTGGTTCAGGAACCCGTTTTTACAAATACTTTCCCGCTTTCGGGTCTCTTGGTCAACTCAAATCTCTCAAGATTGATGTCACTAGGATATTGACATATCCCTATGGTTTTGAAGACTTTACATACCCGTCAAGCCTCAAGAAATTAACTTTGGCATATCTTGAGCTCCCTTGGAGTAAAATGTCCTACATTGGCCGTTTGTCCAACCTTGAATTTCTTAAATTAGAAGGAAGTGGTTTCAAAGGGAGACAGTGGGACGTTAAGGACGGGGAGTTTTCTAACCTTAAAGTTTTGAAATTAAAGAAACTAGGACTCTTGGAATGGACAGCCTCTGATGACTCGTATCCCAACCTACAGAAAGTACTGGTGCACGGGTGTTGGAAACTAGAGGAAATTCCTTATAGTTTTGGGAGTAGTTGCTCAATGCAACTTATTGAGGTAAGATCATGTTGTGACTCTGCGGTAAATGCTGCCCTCAAAATTAAAGAAACACAAATTGAGGAGATGGGGAATTCTGAATTCAAGGTTATTATTAGTAAGTAA